In the genome of Rhodospirillaceae bacterium, one region contains:
- a CDS encoding lipid-A-disaccharide synthase N-terminal domain-containing protein: MEFLETLKGLMNVETSGELIWVMVGFLGQAMFSARFIIQWFVSEKAKESIVPIAFWYFSILGGMTLLTYAIWRRDPVIICGQAGGLMIYARNLWFIYSKRAREADRVPTDSDAERLAADTASEAERKSG; encoded by the coding sequence ATGGAATTTCTCGAAACGCTCAAGGGCCTGATGAACGTCGAGACGTCCGGCGAGCTGATCTGGGTGATGGTCGGCTTCCTGGGGCAGGCCATGTTCTCGGCCCGCTTCATCATCCAGTGGTTCGTCAGCGAGAAGGCGAAGGAGAGCATCGTTCCCATCGCCTTCTGGTATTTCAGTATTCTGGGCGGCATGACGCTGCTGACCTACGCCATCTGGCGCCGCGATCCGGTCATCATCTGCGGCCAGGCGGGCGGACTGATGATCTACGCCCGGAATCTCTGGTTCATCTACAGCAAGCGCGCCCGCGAGGCGGACAGGGTGCCGACGGACAGCGACGCAGAGCGGCTGGCTGCCGACACCGCAAGCGAAGCGGAAAGGAAATCGGGATAA
- a CDS encoding heme ABC transporter permease, with amino-acid sequence MFHRFANPARFNRMARAVYPWSLAATLLCLGIGIPWALVFAPADYQQGESVRIMYVHVPSAWMALFVYLVVAALSAASLIWRHTLADIVAQAASPIGACFTALALATGSLWGKPMWGAWWVWDARLTSVLVLFFLYLGHIALARAFDDPQRGARAAALLAVVGVVNLPIVKFSVDWWSTLHQPASILKLSGPSIHSSMLWPLLLTIAGFMAYFVTVLILRSRAALLAQRRRALQLRQLGAR; translated from the coding sequence ATGTTCCACCGCTTCGCCAACCCGGCCCGGTTCAACCGGATGGCCCGCGCCGTCTACCCCTGGAGCCTGGCGGCGACCCTGCTCTGCCTGGGCATCGGCATTCCCTGGGCGCTGGTCTTCGCGCCGGCCGATTACCAGCAGGGCGAGAGCGTGCGGATCATGTATGTCCATGTGCCGTCGGCCTGGATGGCGCTGTTCGTCTATCTCGTCGTGGCGGCGCTCAGCGCGGCCAGCCTGATCTGGCGCCATACGCTCGCCGATATCGTGGCCCAGGCCGCCTCGCCGATCGGCGCCTGCTTCACCGCGCTGGCGCTCGCCACCGGCTCGCTGTGGGGCAAGCCGATGTGGGGTGCCTGGTGGGTGTGGGACGCGCGGCTGACCTCGGTGCTGGTGCTGTTCTTCCTCTATCTCGGGCATATCGCGCTGGCCCGGGCCTTCGACGACCCGCAGCGCGGCGCCCGGGCGGCGGCGCTGCTCGCCGTCGTCGGGGTCGTCAACCTGCCGATCGTCAAGTTTTCCGTCGACTGGTGGAGCACGCTGCATCAGCCGGCGAGCATCCTCAAACTCTCAGGCCCGTCGATTCACAGCTCGATGCTGTGGCCGCTGCTGCTGACGATCGCCGGATTCATGGCCTATTTCGTGACGGTCCTGATCCTGCGCAGCCGGGCCGCCCTGCTGGCCCAGCGCCGGCGCGCCCTGCAACTGCGGCAGCTCGGCGCGCGATAA